In Rhodamnia argentea isolate NSW1041297 chromosome 11, ASM2092103v1, whole genome shotgun sequence, one genomic interval encodes:
- the LOC125312772 gene encoding receptor-like protein 33, with translation MSAVSPSSFVNLSSSLTVFSASMCDLHGELPPNIFRLPNLLDLDLQFNDIMVSFPMSNWSKSVESLTLSYTSISGKIPDSISELKNLKILDLSNCKLIGSIPSSLANLTELTRLDLSGNEFTGVLDFRVFSTLKNLQVLRLTVELNLDYNNMNYIFPELETLALSSCNLTQFPLFLKSSRKLGELDLSKNKISGRVPRWFWNLGKDTLFSLDISSNLIEGDIPQFPWKELAVVDLSDNLFQGPLPTPPLPIIFFSAGQNSFSGEIPSSFCKLSSLSYLLLANNNLSGSIPHCLGNLTLLSELDLGANKFEGTLLPLRNCASLEQLNVSYNKINDTFPKWLLEVPSLWSVDLQFNEFHGQIDPPTAPFLASTLGSFSIANNKFEGPLPIPPPTTLFYSIANNNFIGEISHLICNATELVVLDLSNNNLMGTLPECLMSFSKDLSVLNLRMNMIQGVIPGKIARDSKLRTLDFSWNRFEGTLPRSLLQCKSLEVLDLSNNRMEDTFPDWLETLPKLQVLVLRSNMFHGFVGSPRAARPFPELRIFDLSSNNFSGPLPVRYIMKLTTMMNRDQGRGKLQYMGGNGYQDSVMLTMKGLEIRLVKILTIFTSIDLSNNHFGGEIPMDIGSLKSLKGLNFSHNNLTGYIPPSTGNLTDLEWLDLSSNQFIGKIPRELADLTSLAFLNLSENRLIGPIPLGPQFNTFKSDSFVGNPGLCGFPLPETCKSGSRETPPLSILQENDTEHGGWFEWRAMLMGYGCGTVAGISLGYIVLDSRKLERIAGLFDGEGAKMRRKSRRNARRSYQR, from the exons ATGTCTGCTGTTTCGCCTAGTTCCTTCGTGAATCTGTCATCCTCCTTGACCGTCTTCAGTGCGTCTATGTGCGATTTACATGGGGAACTTCCGCCCAACATTTTCCGCTTGCCAAACCTCCTTGATCTCGATTTGCAATTCAATGATATCATGGTTTCTTTTCCAATGTCTAACTGGAGCAAGTCTGttgaatccttaaccctctcgTATACAAGCATCTCAGGCAAAATACCTGATTCAATCAGTGAATTGAAGAATTTAAAAATTCTGGATCTCAGCAACTGCAAATTGATTGGATCGATTCCCTCATCCCTTGCGAATTTAACAGAATTGACCAGGTTGGACCTTTCAGGCAATGAA TTTACTGGTGTTTTAGACTTCAGAGTCTTTTCAACACTGAAAAATCTGCAAGTCCTTAGGCTAACAGTAGAGCTAAATCTAGATTACAACAATATGAACTACATATTTCCAGAGCTTGAGACTTTGGCATTGTCTTCCTGCAACTTGACCCAGTTTCCACTTTTTCTGAAATCTTCAAGAAAGCTAGGAGAGTTGGATCTCTCCAAAAACAAGATCAGCGGTCGGGTACCGAGATGGTTTTGGAATTTGGGGAAAGACACACTATTTTCTCTTGATATTTCTAGTAACCTTATTGAGGGGGATATACCACAATTTCCCTGGAAAGAGTTGGCCGTTGTCGATCTTAGTGATAACTTATTCCAGGGACCGCTTCCAACTCCACCACTTCCCATAATCTTCTTTTCGGCCGGCCAAAACAGCTTCAGTGGAGAGATTCCATCTTCCTTTTGCAAATTAAGCTCCCTTAGTTATCTACTCTTGGCTAATAACAATCTCTCTGGCTCTATTCCTCATTGTTTGGGAAACTTAACCTTGCTCTCTGAACTAGACTTGGGTGCAAATAAGTTTGAAGGGACATTACTGCCTTTACGCAATTGTGCATCGTTGGAGCAGCTAAACGTAAGTTACAACAAAATCAATGATACTTTTCCGAAGTGGTTGCTAGAAGTACCCTCATTGTGGAGCGTCGATCTGCAGTTCAATGAATTCCATGGCCAAATAGATCCTCCAACTGCTCCATTTCTTGCCTCCACCCTTGGGAGTTTTTCCATAGCTAACAATAAATTTGAAGGTCCTCTTCCAATTCCACCACCTACCACTCTATTCTATTCCATTGCAAACAACAATTTTATTGGAGAGATTTCCCATTTGATATGCAATGCCACTGAGCTCGTAGTCCTTGACTTGTCCAATAATAATTTGATGGGCACCTTGCCAGAGTGTTTGATGAGCTTTAGCAAAGATCTCTCTGTGCTCAACCTTCGAATGAACATGATTCAGGGTGTGATCCCTGGAAAAATTGCTCGGGACAGCAAGTTAAGGACACTTGACTTCAGTTGGAATCGATTTGAAGGGACATTGCCACGATCCTTACTTCAATGTAAAAGtttggaagttttggatctAAGCAACAATAGAATGGAGGATACGTTCCCTGATTGGCTGGAAACGCTTCCCAAGCTACAAGTCCTTGTTTTGAGGTCCAACATGTTCCATGGCTTTGTGGGGAGTCCTAGAGCAGCTCGCCCATTTCCTGAATTGCGCATTTTCGACCTGTCCAGCAACAATTTCAGCGGTCCGTTACCTGTTAGATATATTATGAAGCTCACTACCATGATGAATCGGGATCAAGGGCGGGGAAAGCTGCAGTACATGGGAGGCAATGGTTATCAAGACTCAGTCATGTTGACCATGAAAGGACTGGAGATACGTCTGGTGAAAATTCTAACTATATTCACGAGTATCGACTTATCGAACAACCATTTTGGTGGGGAGATTCCCATGGATATTGGAAGCCTGAAGTCACTCAAAGGGCTAAACTTTTCTCACAACAATCTTACAGGCTATATCCCTCCATCTACTGGGAACTTGACTGATCTCGAATGGCTAGACCTCTCTTCAAACCAGTTCATCGGAAAGATTCCTCGAGAACTAGCGGATTTGACATCTCTTGCATTCTTGAACCTCTCGGAGAATCGGCTCATTGGACCTATTCCCCTAGGACCGCAATTCAACACATTCAAGAGCGACTCATTCGTTGGGAATCCTGGATTATGCGGATTTCCATTGCCAGAGACATGTAAGAGCGGTTCACGAGAAACTCCACCACTAAGCATCCTGCAGGAGAATGATACAGAGCATGGAGGCTGGTTTGAGTGGAGAGCCATGTTGATGGGTTATGGGTGTGGAACTGTGGCTGGAATCTCTCTAGGATACATTGTTCTCGATTCCAGGAAACTCGAACGGATTGCGGGATTGTTCGACGGGGAAGGAGCTAAAATGAGaaggaagtcgaggaggaatgcACGTAGATCTTACCAAAGATAA
- the LOC125312953 gene encoding receptor-like protein 6 has product MEFYHTLCLLFSLSARVLLDLPFTTAQSCHPAQSNALLQFSNSFTVQTDMYLLCDPKTTGWENGLDCCLWDGVTCDNVTGNVIGLDLSFSCLQGTLRSDSSLFALRHLHSLNLGGNNFLASPILPELSVFAELRDLDLTHSNFSGSKIRISKCLFRI; this is encoded by the exons ATGGAGTTCTACCACACCCTGTGTCTTCTGTTTTCCCTTTCTGCACGAGTATTGCTCGACCTCCCTTTCACAACAGCACAGTCATGTCATCCTGCCCAAAGCAACGCCTTACTTCAGTTCAGCAATTCTTTCACAGTCCAAACTGATATGTACCTGCTCTGTGATCCAAAGACGACTGGATGGGAGAACGGCCTGGACTGCTGCTTGTGGGACGGCGTCACCTGTGACAATGTAACGGGTAATGTTATCGGCCTCGATCTTTCATTCAGCTGTCTTCAGGGCACCCTCCGTTCTGACAGCTCACTCTTTGCGCTTCGCCATCTTCACAGCCTCAACCTTGGTGGTAACAATTTCCTTGCCTCACCCATTTTGCCCGAACTAAGTGTTTTTGCTGAACTGAGGGACCTCGATCTCACTCACTCGAATTTTTCAG GATCGAAAATACGGATTTCAAAGTGcttgttcagaatttga
- the LOC125312952 gene encoding probable leucine-rich repeat receptor-like protein kinase At1g35710 — MKIFHMIHLSPISNPVVGLHVRKLMTAATWILIALPLSCSYPALATGTEADALRRTGWWLDFLMSHTSASHCTWPGISCNDSGSVIEINIQRRVYHATNLSNVDFSALRNLASLRLSDNYLHGIIPLQICVLPKLRHLDMSRNYLTGELPICLPNLTMLEVIDIQSNNISSRIPPELGNLKKLWYLDLGFNLLLGPIPPTLGLLSNLMHLDLGRNLFNGSIPLEIGKLTNLAYPSMEGNEFNGSIPSSIGNLKSLIELRLRLNSFNGSIPLEIGKLTNLAYPSMQGNEFYGSIPSAIGNLKSLIELRPCSNSFTGPIPPEIGKLTNLAYPSMEENEFSGSIPSAIGNLKSPIELRPCSNSFTGPVPSSLAHLTSLRVLDLRNNEFDGAIPLKLGNLKSLTHLDLSSNYFSGKIPHELGSLVMLNYLDLHNNSLHGSIPNFKKLFSLEYIDLSCNHLTGEIPINLFNVRERDFHSHSLGGTDGSRRASTVTLMVGLIPLMAIPVISCLVLAYGLIFRRRVKSMQPETIEKNGDFLSIWNYDGRIAYEDIINATEDFDIKYCVGTGDYGSVYRAQLPNGKIVALKKLHRLEAEDPSFDKSFRNKVKHLIEVRHRSIIKLHGFCLHKRCMFLVYEYMERGSLFCALRDEVEAVELDWSKRLNIVWDMAHALSYPHHDCARPIIHRDISSNNILLDNKMQAFLSDFGTARLLEPNFSSNLTANIAGTHGYIALELAYTLVINEKCDVYSFGVVAMETIMGGHPADIILILSTLFREDIMLHHILDPRLPIPRENSTARSIVLVVALALACLSSNPKSRPTMKQVSETFRAPKLALPQPFHSISLAQLQKNNQGVWWEGGSREASSSLQEEQGP, encoded by the exons ATGAAGATATTCCACATGATTCATTTGAGTCCTATAAGCAATCCCGTCGTCGGCTTGCATGTTCGCAAGCTGATGACCGCAGCTACATGGATCCTTATTGCGCTACCTCTCTCCTGTAGCTACCCTGCCCTTGCCACCGGAACAGAGGCAGATGCTCTTCGTCGCACTGGGTGGTGGCTTGACTTCCTTATGAGCCACACTTCCGCGTCGCATTGCACGTGGCCTGGCATTTCGTGCAACGATTCCGGAAGCGTCATCGAAATAAATATACAACGACGAGTCTACCACGCAACTAATTTGAGCAATGTGGATTTCTCTGCGCTCCGCAATCTCGCCTCTCTTCGGTTGTCTGATAATTACCTCCACGGTATCATTCCCCTCCAAATATGTGTACTCCCAAAGCTCAGGCACCTCGACATGTCCCGCAATTACCTAACTGGTGAGTTACCTATTTGTCTCCCAAACCTTACCATGCTAGAAGTCATTGATATTCAGAGTAATAATATCAGTAGTCGCATCCCTCCTGAATTGGGAAATCTGAAGAAGCTATGGTACCTAGATCTCGGTTTCAATTTGCTTCTTGGCCCTATCCCTCCGACTCTTGGTCTCTTGTCTAATTTGATGCATCTCGATTTGGGGAGAAACCTTTTCAATGGCTCTATTCCTCTGGAAATAGGGAAGTTGACAAACTTAGCATACCCGAGCATGGAAGGTAATGAATTCAATGGATCTATCCCGTCATCAATAGGTAATTTGAAGAGCCTAATTGAGTTGAGGCTGCGCTTAAACTCCTTCAATGGCTCTATTCCTCTGGAAATAGGGAAGTTGACAAACTTAGCATATCCGAGCATGCAAGGTAACGAATTCTATGGATCTATCCCGTCAGCAATAGGTAATTTGAAGAGCTTGATTGAGTTGAGGCCGTGCTCAAACTCCTTCACCGGCCCTATTCCTCCGGAAATAGGGAAGTTGACAAACTTAGCATATCCGAGCATGGAAGAAAACGAATTTAGTGGATCTATCCCATCAGCAATAGGTAATTTGAAGAGCCCGATTGAGTTGAGGCCGTGCTCAAACTCCTTCACCGGCCCTGTTCCTTCATCTCTAGCACATTTAACTAGCTTGAGGGTTCTAGATTTACGTAACAATGAATTCGACGGAGCTATTCCATTGAAATTAGGAAATTTGAAGAGTCTCACTCATCTCGATTTGAGCTCTAACTACTTCTCCGGAAAAATTCCTCATGAACTTGGGAGTTTGGTCATGTTAAACTATCTCGATCTTCATAATAATTCTCTTCACGGTTCAATTCCCAATTTTAAAAAGCTTTTCAGCTTAGAGTACATTGATTTGTCGTGCAATCATCTCACGGGGGAAATTCCAATTAATCTGTTCAATGTCCGTGAAAGAGATTTCCATAGCCATAGTTTGGGAGGGACTGATGGTTCTAGAAGAGCGTCCACGGTTACGCTAATGGTGGGATTGATACCGCTGATGGCTATACCAGTCATTTCCTGTTTGGTTCTTGCTTATGGGCTCATATTTCGACGTAGAGTGAAGAGCATGCAACCAGAGacaatagaaaaaaatggagattttttGTCAATCTGGAATTATGATGGGAGAATTGCATATGAAGACATAATCAATGCAACAGAAGATTTTGACATTAAATATTGCGTCGGGACCGGCGATTACGGTAGTGTCTATAGAGCACAATTGCCCAATGGGAAAATCGTGGCATTGAAGAAACTTCACCGTCTTGAAGCAGAGGACCCATCATTTGACAAGAGCTTCCGGAACAAAGTGAAACACTTGATTGAAGTACGACATAGAAGCATAATTAAGCTCCATGGTTTTTGCTTACACAAGCGATGCATGTTCTTGGTTTATGAATACATGGAAAGGGGGAGTCTATTTTGTGCTTTGAGAGATGAAGTTGAAGCGGTGGAGCTAGATTGGTCTAAAAGACTCAATATTGTTTGGGATATGGCACATGCCTTGTCTTACCCGCATCACGATTGCGCTCGACCAATTATTCATCGAGACATATCTAGCAACAACATTTTGCTCGATAACAAAATGCAGGCTTTCCTATCGGATTTCGGCACGGCAAGACTCCTAGAACCTAATTTCTCATCGAATCTCACTGCAAATATCGCAGGCACTCATGGATATATAGCACTGG AGCTCGCTTATACTTTGGTCATCAATGAGAAGTGCGACGTATACAGCTTTGGAGTGGTAGCAATGGAAACAATCATGGGTGGGCATCCGGCCGATATCATCTTGATATTGTCGACGCTCTTTAGAGAAGATATTATGCTACATCATATATTAGACCCACGCTTGCCAATCCCAAGAGAGAATTCTACCGCAAGAAGTATCGTTCTGGTAGTTGCTCTAGCACTTGCTTGCTTAAGTAGCAATCCAAAGTCTCGACCCACGATGAAACAAGTTTCGGAAACTTTTCGAGCTCCAAAACTAGCGTTGCCCCAGCCCTTCCATTCCATCTCGCTTGCGCAgctccaaaaaaataatcaaggaGTATGGTGGGAAGGTGGATCAAGAGAAGCATCGTCAAGCCTACAAGAAGAGCAAGGACCATGA